AACCCGTGGCTCCGGCGCAGGCGTGGTGGTTGCCACGGGTATGGAGACCGAATTGGGCCAGATTTCGGCGTTAGTGGAAGAGGCTCAAGACGAAAGCACGCCACTGGAAGAACGCCTCGATAACCTGGGCCGCAAACTCATCTGGATTACGCTGGCTATTGCGGCGGTAGTGGCTGTGGTGGGTATTTTACGGGGCAAAGAGATTTTGCTGATGATTGAAACTTCCATTGCTCTGGCCGTGGCCGCTATCCCCGAAGGGCTGCCGATTGTGGCCACCATTGCCCTGGCTCGCGGCATGCAGCGCATGGCCCGGCGCAACGCCCTGGTCAACAAATTGGCCGCCGTAGAAACGCTGGGCGGCACCAACGTGATTTGCGCCGACAAAACCGGCACCCTCACCGAAAACCAGATGACCGTCACCAAATTGTGGCTGCCTTTGGGCCAATTTGGCGTGAGCGGCGAAGGGTTGGAAACCGAGGGAGACTTTAGCCGCAACGATGAATTGGTTGACCCTCACCAACTGCCGGCCCTGCGCGAAGCCATTGAGGTGGGCGTATTGTGTAACAACGCCTCGCTCAACACCGGCAAGCAAGAAATTTCGGCGGTAGGTGATCCCGTGGAAGTAGCCTTACTGGCAGCCGGACTCAAAGCCGGTTTCCGGCGCGACGAGCTTTTGGCCGACCTGCCCGAAGAACGGGAAGAAGCGTTTGACGCGGATGTCAAAATGATGGGCACGTTCCACCGCCGCAACGGGCAGTACCGGGTGGCCGTGAAAGGCGCGCCCGAAGCCGTGCTGGAACATTGCACCCACATCCGGCAAAACAGTGACGAGGTGCAGGAAATATCAAATGAACGCCGCGAAGAATGGCTGGCCCATAACCGGGAAATGGCCGAGAACGGCCTGCGCGTATTGGCTCTGGCGGCCAAAAATAGCGGCGCGGTGGATGATGAGCCGTACCAGGGGCTGACCTTTTTAGGATTGGTCGGCTTTCTCGACCCGCCCCGTGATGATGTGCGGGCGGCCATCAAACAGTGTCATCAGGCCGGAATCAAGGTGGTGATGGTTACGGGGGACCAGCCGGTAACGGCGCGAAACGTGGCCCGGGCGGTAGGGCTTCTGGCCGACGATGCCGGTGACGACGCCGTGATTTACGGCAAAAACCTGAAAGCGCCGGATGAACTCTCTGCGTATGAACGCCGGCAAATGGTGGAAACGCTCATCTTTGCCCGGGTCAGTCCCAAACAAAAACTCGATCTGATTGACCTGCACCAAAACAACGGCGCGATTGTGGCGATGACGGGCGACGGGGTGAACGATGCCCCGGCCCTGAAAAAAGCCAACATCGGCATTGCGATGGGACAGCGCGGCACGCAGGTGGCGCGCGAAGCCGCCGATATGGTTTTAAAAGACGATGCCTTTGCCACCATTGGGGTGGCAGTTGAGCAAGGCCGGGTGATTTTTGATAATATTCGCAAATTTGTTCTCTTTTTACTTTCGTGCAACATCAGCGAGATAATGACCGTGGCCCTGGCTTCGTTTATCAACGCGCCGCTGCCGATTTTGCCGCTGCAAATTTTATTTCTCAATCTGGTCACCGATGTGTTCCCGGCGCTGGCGCTGGGCGTGGGCGAGGGTGATCCCCACATTATGAAACGCCCGCCCCGCGACCCGCAAGAACCGATCATGACCCGGCGGCACTGGGCGGCCATTGGCGGCTACGGCCTGCTGATCACGGTTG
The Anaerolineae bacterium genome window above contains:
- a CDS encoding cation-translocating P-type ATPase, with protein sequence MTISILPHPWTHSPKKVSADMQVAVEQGLKPDEVKQRQQKFGPNRLRQAQRRKAWQILVDQFKSLVVVLLVIAAGVSLAFGEWIDSGAIAVVVLINAALGFFTEMRAVRSMEALREMGSVTTKVRRNGQIEEIPAEELVPGDIVVVDGGDVVTADLRLIEASKLQANESALTGESVPVSKQVESLAADVTLAERSNMLFKGTAVTRGSGAGVVVATGMETELGQISALVEEAQDESTPLEERLDNLGRKLIWITLAIAAVVAVVGILRGKEILLMIETSIALAVAAIPEGLPIVATIALARGMQRMARRNALVNKLAAVETLGGTNVICADKTGTLTENQMTVTKLWLPLGQFGVSGEGLETEGDFSRNDELVDPHQLPALREAIEVGVLCNNASLNTGKQEISAVGDPVEVALLAAGLKAGFRRDELLADLPEEREEAFDADVKMMGTFHRRNGQYRVAVKGAPEAVLEHCTHIRQNSDEVQEISNERREEWLAHNREMAENGLRVLALAAKNSGAVDDEPYQGLTFLGLVGFLDPPRDDVRAAIKQCHQAGIKVVMVTGDQPVTARNVARAVGLLADDAGDDAVIYGKNLKAPDELSAYERRQMVETLIFARVSPKQKLDLIDLHQNNGAIVAMTGDGVNDAPALKKANIGIAMGQRGTQVAREAADMVLKDDAFATIGVAVEQGRVIFDNIRKFVLFLLSCNISEIMTVALASFINAPLPILPLQILFLNLVTDVFPALALGVGEGDPHIMKRPPRDPQEPIMTRRHWAAIGGYGLLITVAVLGALALALNWLGMPVKQATTISFLTLALAQLWHVFNMRDHDSGLLRNEITRNAWVWGALVLCVALLLLAVYLPVLSGVLRVVDPGLNGWLLVLGMSVLPLVVGQILKLAGFSKV